A section of the Maylandia zebra isolate NMK-2024a linkage group LG8, Mzebra_GT3a, whole genome shotgun sequence genome encodes:
- the LOC101476842 gene encoding uncharacterized protein LOC101476842 gives MENQILDMVSDQNLEELPNMEPDAGEMQKPEEEQQDEADPDPQPESSQETMQTRSGPPPLAVIEFRIQQLQNRRFLLQKMREFTKKSEQKMDSAPKQTNIEDDDDSEDELETIQKELNVLLLKKEELSKEEETATPTENGVHQADPSFYKNETPWGGIYMLPPAEVTQEESIEPEDPEDPEDPEEPVEPVETEPEIPIETPEDDIAPVETLCRDAGLTQCPTCKELIITQTQRKVGETTWLACCLCSMLGCVGGCCIIPFCMKNFKDVLHQCPHCQSTIHTFKPF, from the exons ATGGAGAATCAAATCCTGGACATGGTGTCTGATCAGAATTTAGAGGAGCTTCCAAACATGGAGCCAGACGCAGGCGAGATGCAAAAGCCAGAGGAGGAGCAGCAGGACGAAGCTGACCCTGATCCCCAACCTGAATCTAGTCAGGAGACAATGCAGACGAGAAGCGGCCCTCCACCGCTGGCTGTCATTGAGTTCCGCATTCAGCAGCTTCAGAACCGCCGTTTCCTCCTGCAGAAGATGAGGGAATTTACCAAAAAGTCAGAGCAAAAGATGGACAGCGCTCCAAAGCAAA caaacatCGAGGATGACGATGACAGCGAAGACGAGCTGGAGACCATTCAGaaagagctgaatgtgctgctgCTTAAAAAGGAGGAGCTGTCGAAAGAGGAAGAGACTGCCACACCCACAGAAAACGGAG TTCATCAAGCAGACCCCAGTTTTTATAAAAATGAAACACCCTGGGGAGGGATCTACATGCTGCCGCCTGCAGAGGTGACCCAGGAGGAGAGCATAGAACCCGAAGACCCCGAAGACCCCGAAGACCCTGAAGAACCTGTAGAACCTGTAGAAACTGAACCTGAAATACCAATAGAAACACCAGAAGATGACATCGCTCCAG TTGAAACTCTGTGCAGAGACGCCGGGCTCACCCAGTGTCCGACCTGCAAAGAGCTCATCATCACACAAACCCAAAGGAAAGTGGGCGAGACAACTTGGTTAGCGTGCTGCTTGTGCTCCATGTTAGG CTGTGTTGGCGGCTGCTGTATAATCCCTTTCTGCATGAAAAACTTCAAGGACGTTCTTCACCAGTGTCCACACTGTCAGTCCACAATACACACCTTCAAGCCATTCTGA
- the mrtfba gene encoding myocardin-related transcription factor B: protein MEPQASQRQLGAEGDCEMSNLLVPSPQSEAVTHEMEELSLQPTQSLPPLSERKNVLQLRLQQRRTREQLVDQGIMPPLKSPAAFHGQIRSLERARTENFLKHKIRSRPERAELVRMHILQETGAEPSLQATQMKLKRARLADNLNEKIAQRPGPMELVEKNILPVDSSVKQAIIVGQVNYPKVLEEDSNDALSPEQPASQESQSSAPSPVESRAPETPSPVALPSTILQPVPKTDFMKVIATNEPPASHPAVTLTHPVATVVPPKPAPTLVKQSQQKAPSEKSRSKKGKEPKPRVKKLKYHQYVPPDQKQEASEAPMDSSYARLLQQQQLFLQLQILSQQQQHYNYQTILPAPLKPVAEGQNNGGSTLPTSIVVSLPTAPPPAALPSAMARPNNSLSNRKPGVLPANLEEMKVAELKLELKLRGLPVSGTKTDLIERLKPFQDNPSTTAAASIPTPATTTLSAIPMEVTTTTTPAVVPVQQVAPESMSSTPPVSPVPFDLSALQQDVGMSEIQMLTSLGPQSSQSFKVPEEKDRRLHEKERQIEELMRKLEQEQKLVEVLKMQLEVEKRGQGDSASMSPKIAPGAAVNSVPPVLNSNLVKVEGAVLSNCSSTAAIPSSILGSQALSAPVAGVVKLEDVTVSSGKPLQTQTKLITQIQAPGQPQVTSSPQLLSQSQKSPKLRAQPQSQPTPPSLQQFFISHSGGVSQVLGQPRTLLTATGQAGTQILLPVSLPNNAAAIQLPSTTVSLQPVLQATVSNPGLVHSSVPQLQTTKVEMAPSQQPLLQTLTMCNNTAGLENQSRPEMNPQCFLRSSPENKLSPRASPNHQISNGPLNKPSSPQPTFIFQPTSLVPQPPKTREPPRYEEAIKQSRSLHINNVSQVPTATSQQMDDLFDILIESGEITPFIHQNSPVSHPKTLPVTASITTLPVNTVLSRPPPQVQVAPPSMLVNPCLPGLSSLATDNQLEAFLEGTLAETPSASDPRTQGLMEELQAQLMDQQPFSPMDTSELSFCDSSSPSLNMGLSDPALDNMEWLDLTMPPGPGGMLTPLGIPTDFLDTHDLHWD from the exons TGCTGCAGCTGAGACTCCAGCAGAGGCGAACCCGGGAGCAGCTGGTGGACCAGGGCATTATGCCAC CTTTGAAGAGTCCGGCAGCTTTCCACGGGCAGATTCGCAGCTTGGAGAGAGCCCGG ACTGAGAATTTTCTCAAACATAAGATCCGCAGTCGTCCAGAAAGAGCAGAGCTGGTCAGGATGCACATCCTGCAAG AGACCGGAGCAGAACCTTCACTACAGGCCACTCAGATGAAACTGAAGAGAGCCCGACTAGCAGACAACCTCAACGAGAAGATCGCCCAGCGACCAGGCCCAATGGAGCTGGTGGAGAAAAACATTTTGCCGGTGGATTCCAGCGTTAAACAAGCCATCATCG TGGGCCAGGTGAATTATCCAAAGGTTCTTGAGGAAGACAGCAACGACGCTTTGTCCCCGGAGCAACCGGCCAGCCAGGAGTCCCAGAGCTCTGCACCCTCACCGGTGGAGAGCAGAGCACCAGAGACGCCCTCTCCAGTAGCACTGCCCAGCACCATCCTGCAG CCCGTCCCAAAAACAGACTTCATGAAAGTAATCGCCACCAATGAGCCGCCTGCCAGCCACCCAGCTGTCACCCTCACTCATCCAGTCGCTACAGTTGTACCTCCAAAACCAGCCCCAACACTGGTGAAA CAAAGTCAGCAGAAAGCTCCCTCAGAGAAGAGTCGCAGTAAGAAGGGCAAGGAGCCGAAGCCGAGGGTGAAAAAGCTTAAGTACCACCAGTATGTTCCCCCAGACCAGAAGCAGGAGGCCAGCGAAGCACCCATGGACTCCTCATACGCCCGGTTactgcagcaacagcagctgttTCTCCAGCTGCAGatcctcagccagcagcagcagcattacaACTACCAAACTATATTACCAGCACCGCTCAA ACCTGTGGCAGAGGGTCAGAATAACGGTGGGAGTACACTGCCAACTTCTATTGTGGTGTCTTTGCCCACTGCACCTCCCCCTGCTGCTCTGCCTTCAGCAATGGCCCGGCCAAACAACTCGCTGTCCAACCGCAAACCCGGTGTCCTGCCTGCcaacctggaagagatgaag GTGGCCGAGCTGAAACTAGAGCTGAAGCTTCGTGGCCTCCCAGTGTCGGGAACAAAGACGGATCTGATAGAAAGACTGAAGCCTTTCCAGGACAATCCCAGCACCACTGCTGCTGCCAGCATACCCACTCCTGCCACTACTACCCTATCTGCCATCCCCATGGAGGTTACCACAACTACCACACCTGCTGTAGTCCCAGTCCAGCAGGTGGCTCCAGAGAGCATGAGCTCTACGCCGCCTGTCTCACCTGTTCCTTTTGATCTCTCCGCCCTCCAGCAGGATGTAGGGATGTCTGAAATTCAAATGCTGACCTCGTTAGGGCCACAGTCCTCACAGTCTTTCAAAGTCCCAGAGGAAAAGGACAGAAGGCTCCACGAGAAGGAGCGGCAGATAGAAGAGCTGATGaggaagctggagcaggagCAGAAGCTGGTGGAGGTGCTGAAGATGCAACTGGAAGTGGAGAAGAGAGGTCAGGGTGACTCTGCCTCTATGTCCCCCAAGATCGCTCCAGGAGCTGCTGTGAACTCTGTTCCTCCTGTCCTCAACTCTAACCTGGTGAAAGTCGAAGGTGCAGTCCTGTCAAATTGTTCATCGACTGCTGCTATCCCAAGCTCAATCCTGGGTTCACAGGCACTCTCAGCACCCGTGGCAGGAGTGGTGAAGTTGGAGGATGTGACCGTTTCTTCTGGCAAGCCGCTGCAGACCCAAACCAAGCTCATCACACAAATCCAGGCCCCAGGTCAGCCTCAAGTAACCAGCAGCCCACAGCTCCTCTCGCAGTCCCAGAAAAGTCCCAAACTCCGAGCCCAGCCACAGTCCCAGCCCACACCCCCCAGCCTGCAGCAGTTCTTCATCAGCCACTCGGGTGGTGTTTCCCAGGTGTTGGGTCAGCCTCGGACTTTGTTGACAGCAACTGGCCAAGCTGGAACACAGATTCTCCTTCCAGTGTCACTGCCCAACAACGCTGCTGCAATCCAGCTGCCAAGCACCACCGTCAGCCTGCAG CCTGTTCTCCAGGCCACAGTCTCAAACCCAGGCCTGGTCCATTCCTCagtccctcagctgcagaccaCCAAGGTGGAGATGGCACCCAGCCAGCAGCCGCTGCTACAA ACTCTGACTATGTGCAATAACACTGCTGGCTTGGAGAACCAGAGTAGACCTGAGATGAATCCCCAGTGCTTTTTGAGAAGCTCCCCAGAGAATAAGCTCTCTCCACGAGCATCACCCAACCATCAAATCTCCAACGGGCCCCTCAATAAG CCTTCCTCTCCTCAGCCCACCTTCATCTTCCAGCCCACCTCCCTGGTTCCCCAGCCTCCTAAGACCAGAGAGCCTCCCCGCTATGAGGAGGCCATCAAACAGAGCCGCAGTCTTCACATCAACAACGTTTCACAG GTTCCCACAGCAACCAGCCAGCAAATGGACGACCTGTTTGACATCCTTATAGAGAGCGGAG AAATCACTCCATTTATCCATCAGAACTCACCGGTGTCTCACCCCAAGACTCTCCCTGTCACAGCCAGCATCACCACCCTTCCAGTCAACACCGTCCTGTCCAGACCGCCCCCGCAGGTCCAGGTAGCCCCTCCTTCCATGCTTGTGAACCCGTGCTTGCCCGGTCTATCGTCCCTGGCCACAGACAATCAGCTGGAAGCCTTTCTAGAGGGGACGCTGGCCGAGACGCCGTCTGCGTCAGACCCTCGCACGCAGGGCctgatggaggagctgcaggCCCAGCTCATGGACCAGCAGCCCTTCTCACCCATGGACACGTCAGAGCTGTCTTTCTGCGATTCCTCCTCGCCCTCACTCAACATGGGCCTGTCAGACCCGGCCCTGGACAACATGGAGTGGCTGGACCTCACCATGCCGCCGGGTCCTGGCGGGATGCTGACACCACTGGGGATCCCAACGGACTTCCTGGATACACATGACCTGCACTGGGACTGA